A stretch of Lactuca sativa cultivar Salinas chromosome 6, Lsat_Salinas_v11, whole genome shotgun sequence DNA encodes these proteins:
- the LOC111898750 gene encoding glutamine-dependent NAD(+) synthetase codes for MRLLKVATCNLNQWAMEFDCNLKNIKESIIRAKEAGAVIRLGPELEITGYGCEDHFLELDTISHAWECLKDLLLGDWTDGILCSFGMPVIKGSERYNCQVLCMNRKIIMIRAKMWLANDGNYRELRWFTAWKQKDKLEEFQLPCDISEALQQRTVPFGYGFMQFLDTAVAAEICEELFAPIPPHAELALNGVEVFMNASGSHHQLRKLDIRIRAFIGATHTRGGVYMYSNHQGCDGGRLYYDGCACVVVNGDVVAQGSQFSLKDVEVVVAQIDLDAVASLRGSISSFQEQASCKRFVSFIDVPYKLCQPFNLQMSLSSPLKISYHSPEEEIAFGPGCWLWDYLRRSGASGFLLPLSGGADSSSVAGIVGCMCQLVVKEIANGDEQVKADAIRIGNYTNGQFPIDSKEFAKRVFYTVFMGSENSSDATRSRAKLLSEEIGSWHLDVSIDSVVSAFLSLFQTLTGKRPRYKVDGGSNIENLGLQNIQARIRMVLAFMMASLLPWVHSKPGFYLVLGSSNVDEGLRGYLTKYDCSSADINPIGSISKQDLRIFLRWAATHLGFSSLAEIEAAPPTAELEPIRSNYSQLDEVDMGMTYEELSVYGRLRKIFRCGPVSMFKNLCFGWGSKLSPSEVAEKVKHFFKYYSINRHKMTVLTPSYHAESYSPEDNRFDLRQFLYNSRWPYQFRKIDELVKELSVDKDASSSSTSDGVGIVAAGSADPKAGL; via the exons ATGAGGTTGTTGAAGGTTGCTACTTGCAATTTGAATCAATGGGCAATGGAATTCGACTGCAATTTGAAGAACATCAAGGAATCGATAATTAGGGCTAAAGAAGCTGGTGCTGTTATTAGGCTTGGCCCGGAGCTCGAAATCACTGGCTATGGCTGTGAAGACCATTTCTTAGAACTCGACACCATCTCTCATGC GTGGGAGTGCTTAAAAGACTTGCTTCTTGGTGATTGGACAGATGGCATATTATGTAGTTTTGGGATGCCTGTTATCAAAGGTTCTGAGCGTTACAATTGTCAAGTATTATGTATGAACAGAAAGATAATCATGATACGAGCAAAGATGTGGCTTGCAAATGATGGAAACTATAGGGAACTTCGGTGGTTTACTGCATGGAAACAAAAAGACAAGCTTGAAGAATTTCAACTTCCATGTGACATTTCTGAGGCTTTGCAGCAAAGAACAGTCCCTTTTGGCTATGGCTTCATGCAGTTTTTAGACAC AGCTGTTGCTGCTGAAATTTGTGAAGAGCTTTTTGCTCCAATTCCTCCTCATGCTGAACTTGCACTAAATGGTGTTGAAGTGTTTATGAATGCTAGTGGAAGTCATCACCAACTCAGAAAGCTTGATATTCGAATCCGAGCTTTTATAGGTGCTACACACACCCGTGGTGGAGTTTACATGTATAGTAATCATCAAGGTTGTGATGGAGGTCGTCTTTACTATG ATGGTTGTGCATGTGTTGTTGTTAATGGAGATGTAGTTGCACAAGGTTCACAATTCTCCTTGAAGGATGTAGAGGTGGTGGTTGCTCAAATAGATCTGGATGCA GTTGCTAGTCTTAGAGGATCTATAAGTAGTTTTCAAGAACAAGCAAGTTGTAAAAGATTTGTTTCCTTCATAGATGTGCCATACAAGCTTTGTCAGCCTTTTAACCTCCAAATGTCTCTTTCAAGTCCATTGAAG ATTAGTTACCACTCTCCTGAAGAAGAGATAGCTTTTGGACCTGGTTGTTGGCTTTGGGATTACCTAAGAAGAAGTGGGGCTTCTGGTTTTCTTCTTCCACTCTCTGGTGGAGCCGATAGCTCTTCGGTTGCTGGTATTGTTGGATGCATGTGCCAACTTGTAGTAAAAG AGATTGCAAATGGTGATGAACAAGTCAAGGCTGATGCTATAAGAATTGGAAATTACACCAATGGACAATTCCCTATAGACAGCAAGGAATTTGCAAAACGTGTATTTTACACTGTTTTTATGGGATCTGAAAACAG TTCTGATGCCACGCGTTCACGAGCCAAGTTGCTTTCGGAGGAAATTGGATCATGGCATCTTGATGTTTCTATAGACAGTGTGGTATCTGCCTTCCTATCTTTATTTCAAACACTTACAGGGAAGCGTCCTCGCTACaag gTAGATGGGGGATCAAACATTGAAAACTTAGGGCTCCAAAACATACAAGCTCGAATCAGAATGGTTTTGGCCTTTATGATGGCTTCCTTGTTGCCATGGGTTCATAGCAAACCAGGGTTTTATCTCGTGTTGGGTAGCTCAAATGTGGATGAAGGGTTACGTGGTTACCTAACCAAg TATGATTGCAGTTCTGCGGATATAAATCCAATCGGAAGCATAAGCAAGCAGGACCTGCGAATATTTCTTCGGTGGGCCGCCACACATCTTGGTTTCTCGTCTTTAGCAGAAATCGAGGCTGCCCCACCAACCGCTGAGCTGGAGCCTATACGCTCCAATTACAGCCAG CTTGATGAGGTTGACATGGGAATGACATATGAGGAACTTTCCGTATATGGAAGGTTAAGGAAGATTTTCAGATGCGGGCCCGTGTCCATGTTCAAG AATCTATGTTTTGGTTGGGGTTCAAAATTAAGTCCATCGGAAGTAGCCGAGAAAGTAAAGCACTTTTTCAAATACTATTCCATCAACCGACACAAGATGACTGTATTAACACCCTCCTATCATGCTGAG AGCTATTCACCAGAAGATAACAGATTTGACCTCCGACAGTTTCTTTATAACTCAAGATGGCCATATCAGTTTCGAAAAATAGATGAACTCGTGAAAGAACTTAGTGTTGATAAAGATGCATCATCATCATCTACTTCAGATGGTGTAGGAATTGTGGCAGCTGGTTCAGCTGATCCAAAGGCTGGCCTTTAA